TTCCGTAACGCCGCGGAACTCTTGAGGCAGATAGAAAAAGATAAGAAATACTGCTCAAAATAAACCACAAAAAACACAAAGAGGAAATATGAAAAAACGTTTAATGCTCGTGTTGGTGCTGGTCGGAATGATTGGATGCGAAACTACCATAACTGAAGAACCGAAGAACCAAGAAACTAAAGAACCAACAACGCAAGATTCCCCACTAACAACCAACATCCAACAACTAATCACTAATCTGGGCTCAGACGACTGGGAAACACGGGAAAAGGCGCAGAAAACTCTGGAAAACTGGCCCAGAGAAAAGCTGGATGAAATAGAACCGCCAATTAACAAAGCCGCTCAAAACACCAACCCTGAAATTCGTAACCGCGCTAACAAAATCCTCAGGGCAATAGCGGTTAGAAAACGGGTTGAGTTTTCCCAAGAGTTATTAACTGAATTCCCAAATATATACTCAGATTTTTTCTTATTTGATTCTCATGCCAAATTTGAAGTGATTGAAAAAATACTCTATAATAGAACTCTCACTAGCAAAGGGAAATATACGGAAATCACCACCAATGATATTATTGGCCTTATCAACGAAGTCCTTTTAGATAATGGGATAGGATTAAACAGAGACGAAAAGACAAACATTATCAACCTGTGTCGCGGGGACCGGTGGAACGGTGAATTAATAAAAGAATCATCAGCGTCATTAAGGAAACTACTAAAGGATGAGGATTGGCTTGTGCGTAGCTATACTGCCATAACCCTTGCTAATCTCGGCGATAAAGAATCTATTCCCTTAATACATAACCTGATTAAGGATGAATCTCCAGCTGTGCGCCGCGAAGCTGTTCATGCACTAGGTCGATTAGACGACAAAGAATCAATCCCTGAAATAAAGAAACTATTAAAAGACAAAGATAAAAATGTTCGTGAACAAGCCCTCAAAACGCTAAAAGAACTTGGGGTGGATGTCGAGGAAAATAAATAATCCTATTGTCTTTGTGCCTTAGTGTCTTTGTGGCAGAACATATGACAGAATTTAAACTGACAACCAAGATGACCCCCAAAGGCGACCAGCCACAGGCTATCAAGAAGCTTACCGAAGGCATCAATTCCGGGCTCCCCCACCAAACGCTCCTGGGCGTGACCGGCTCAGGCAAGACCTTTTCCATGGCGCACGTCATCCAGAATACAGGAAAACCAACGCTCATTATTTCCCATAATAAAACCTTAGCCGCCCAGCTCTACTCCGAATTCAAGGAATTCTTCCCCAATAACGCCGTCCATTACTTTGTCAGCTATTACGATTATTACCAGCCTGAGGCATATATCCCCCAGCGCGATATCTATATAGAAAAGGACGCCTCCATCAATGAGAATCTCGACCGCCTGCGTCTAGCCGCCACGAGCGCCCTTCTTTCCCGCCGCGATGTCATTATCGTTGCCAGCGTCTCCTGCATATACGGCCTGGGCTCTCCCGAAGATTACGCCCAAATGGTCGTATCCATAAAAATCGGGGATAAAACCGCGCGCGAATCCATCATGAAACAGCTGGTCGATATCCTGTATGAACGCAACGAAACGGTCTTAAGCCGCGGCAATTTCCGGGTGCGCGGAGACACCATAGAAATCTGGCCCGCGTATGACGAGCATGTCATCAGGATTACCATGGATGACGACAAAATCGCCACTATCAGCCAGACCAACCGCCTGACCGGCGATATCATGCAATCATTCGAATCCGTGACTATTTTCCCGGCAAAGCATTTTGTCATGCCTGAAGATAAAATAAAGCGCTCAATACAATCAATCAAGGACGAGCTTAAAGTGAGACTGGCGGAACTGAAGAAGCAAAATAAGCTGGTGGAAGCCCAGCGCCTGGGCGCGCGGACGAATTACGATATCGAAATGCTCCTTGAGGTCGGTTATTGTAAAGGGATAGAAAATTATTCCCGCCACTTAAGCGGCAGAAAACCGGGAGAGCGCCCGTTCACTTTGATGGACTTCTTCCCGAAAGATTACCTCGTATTCGTGGATGAATCGCACGTGACCATCCCGCAAATAAGAGGCATGTATTTCGGCGACCGCTCCCGCAAGGAAACTCTTGTGGAATACGGATTCCGCCTGCCATCAGCCTTGGATAACCGCCCGATGAAGTTCGCGGAATGGGAAGCCATGGTCAAGCAAATGGTCTTTGTCTCTGCCACGCCCGGCGATTATGAAGCGGAGAAATCCAAAGACAAGGTGGTCGAACAGATTATCCGCCCGACCGGATTGGTTGACCCGGCGATTATCGTCAAGCCCACCGAAGGGCAGGTGGCTGACCTGACCAAACGCATACAGCAGAGAATAAAGAACAAGGAACGCGTGCTGATAACGACGCTGACCAAGCGGCTGGCAGAAGATTTAAGTTCCTATATGCAGGAAAAAGGCATTAAGGGCAGGTATCTCCACTCTGAAATAGAAACCATCGAACGCGTTAAGATATTGAACGACTTACGGAAAGGCACATTTGACGTCCTGGTCGGGGTAAACCTCTTGCGCGAGGGATTGGATTTGCCGGAGGTATCGCTGGTGGCAATCATGGACGCGGATAAAGAAGGATTCCTGCGCTCGGAGACATCGCTCATCCAGACCGTCGGCAGAACCGCGCGCAATGTCAATGGTGAGGTAATCCTGTATGCGGATAACATAACCGGCTCCATGAAGCGCGCCATGGCGGAAACCGACCGCCGTAGGAAAATACAGCTTGACTTCAATAAAAAGAACCATATCACGCCCAAGACCATCAAGAAAGCAATACTGGAAGGAATAGAACAGGCAGAGGAATCCAAAAAGATTGAGGCGCAGGCGTTTTCATTTGATATCTCCCAGTATGAGGGAACGGAGCTGGTAATGAAGCTGGAAGAAGAGATGCTCGAGCACGCCAAGAAACAGGAATTCGAGAAGGCCGCGGAAATCCGGGATTTAATTGACGAGCTTAAGCGCAAGAAGAAATAAACGCAATGATTTCAAGACAGGCCATCCATCAAATCTCCACAAAAACAAACTGCTCCGCCCGGCTTGCTGACGGAGCAGTTTTAAAACCTATTAAAAACCCCCATGTACCACATAGGGTACATGGTTAAAATTAAGACTTAATTATCTTTTCGGCTTCGGCTTTATCGACATCCATGACATAAGTAATGCCGCTGATTTCTGTTGCTTCGCGCGTTAAGGACATAATATCATCGCGGGAGATATTATCCAGCGTGAATTTCCTGCAACCGGCCATCAACTGGCGCAGGCCCTGTGCCAGCCTTTCATAATAGGTGTAAAGGCCGATGGCGCCAGCGGGCATCTTCTCGAATTCCGCATCACCCAGTTCTTTGCGCAGGTTAGCGGCCGTCACGAAGATTTCATCTTTGCTTGAGCCGAACCTTTCCACATAAACCGGCAGCTGCTGCTCATCAATCGCCCGGCCGATATTCTTGCCTACCATCGCCGCGGCTATCGGAGCGCGTGCCATGCCGATCATCTTGACAAACGGGGCTCCCATAGCCAGCCCCTTGAAAATCTGGTCTTCAAAGCTAAAGCCGCCGTTTACGGCAATCGCCGGGAGATATGCTTTCTTTTCAGCCAGCATCTTGGCATACTTATAAACGAGCGAGTGCAGCTCAACCGGTGGAACGCCCCATTCATTCATCATCTTCCACGGGCTCATTCCGGTGCCGCCGCCTGCCGCGTCCACGGTCAGGAGGTCGATTTTATATTTGGAGGCGAATTTCATGGCCAGAGCCAGTGCGGCCGGGCGATAAGCGCCGGTCTTCAGGAAGATATACTTGGCGCCTGCCTTACGCAACTCTTCCACGCGCTGGGCAAAACCTTCTTCGGAAACCATGCCGACCCTTGAATGGCGCTCGAATTCCTTAAAGGCGCCTTTATCATACGCCCGGATGACGTTCGGATCTTTCGGGTTGGGCAACACGACATAACCACGCTCGTAGAGCATCTGGGCCTTCTTCAAATCCCGGATTTTCACTTCGCCGCCGATATTCTTCGCGCCCTGCCCCCACTTTAGCTCCACGCAGGTCACGCCGAGCTTTTCAATGGCGTATTCCTGGACGCCCAAACGTCCGTCTTCGACATTCGCCTGGACAATAATGGCACCGTAACCGTCACGCTGGCTATCCGTATAAAGTTTTACCCGGCGTTTTAAATCCACGGTATCCATGACGCGCCCGTTCTTTATGACGGACTGCGGGTCCATGCCGACGACGTTTTCGCCGATGGTCAGGGGTGTGCCGGAAATAGCCGAGCCGATTGCTAAACCTTCCCAGTTATTCTTGGCGATATCGGTCGAGCCGATGCCGGAAATCACCCACGGATATTTAAATTTTAGACCTTTATCATGGCCGATGGCCAGCTCAAGCTTGACGTTCGGGAAAATCGCCTTGTCGCTATCCGCTTCGATTCCCTGCGCGCCGATGACGCCGCTGATGATATTAAAGTGGGAATAATCTACCGGATATGATTTTTCCCCGGCCGAAGTGATGACGCCAAAGGGCTGCGGATAGATGACTTCATGCCCCCGGTAGGCGGATTTACCGATTTCGCACATGCCGATGCACCCGTCCACGCATGTTACGCACATGCCGGATGCCGGGATGACCGAGCCTTCGGTCCTGTTTTTGGTCAGGGTGGCCGCTGTTGCATTCGTCTTAGAAAGTGACATATTCCTCCTCCTTTTTAATCTTTCTTTATTTCACAAGCCACACAAGGTGACATATAACACATCATATCATCAAACTTTTCCTTTTCCAGACAGGGCGGTTCCAGATTGGCGCATCCGCCGCAAATCGCTTTATCCGGCTGGTTATAAGTGCACCTGAGCTGGCAGGCCGGACAAACATACATGCATCCTCCGCACAGGCGGCAGACTTCAGATTTGATATTAAATGGCGTATTGATAGTCCGCTTATTGCCGCGCCCGTTAAACCCAATTGCCTGCGCCGCCATCTGCTCCTTACACATCCGGACGCACAGCCCGCAGAGTATGCAGGTTTCGTGTTCCTGCTTGAACCTTTGCTGGCGCACGCCGTAAGAAGAAGCCAAATCCTGAATCTGTTTGGATTGCGGGCAGGAACCGAGCAGGAGTTCGATGACTATCCGCCTGGCTTTAATCACCCTTTCCGAAGCGGTACGGACTTTCAAGCCTTCCTCAACCGGATAGGTGCATGAAGAAACGAGTTTGGCTCTCGGCCCTTCCCCGATTTCCACCACGCACAGGCGGCAGGTACCGTAAGGAGAAAGCCCATCCATATAGCAAAGCGTGGGGATAGGAAACCCCAGGAACCTGGCGGCTTCCAATATGGTAGTCCCATTTTCCACCTGGACAGCAACGTTGTTAATTTTTAAGTTAATCATATATCAGAACTCACTAATTCTTTCTCTTTATTAGGTTTAGTATCATCATTTTTCTTTACCAGCTCCAATTCGCACCTCAAGCAGCGCCGGGCTTCCTTGACCGCTTCCTCTTTGGTCAGGACGCAATCCACTTCCTTAAAGCTGCCCTGGCGCTCCTTTACCGGAATGACCGGAACTTTGGCGCGCTTGGCGGTAAGCATTTCTTCTTCTGATATTTCAACCGCATCGATATATATCGAGGGACGGGTCAGTTTATATTCCCTTGCCACCGGCTTTTTCTGGAGATACTGGTCAATTGATTCGGCCGCAACCTTGCCGGCCGCCATCGCTTCGATAACTGTGCTCGGTCCGGTGACCGCGTCGCCTCCCGCAAAGACGCCTTCTTCATCGGTCGCCATTGTTTCCGGATTAACCGTGATGGTCTTGTTTTTGGAAACCAACCTCTTTAACGAAGGCGTATCCATAAATGATGGGTCGGCTTCTTCACCAACCGCGACCAGTAGCGTATCCACCGGAATCTTAACTTCGGAATTGGGAAGCGGAATGGGTTTCCGGCGGCCACTTTCATCAAAATCGCCCAACTGCATCTTGGAACATTCCAACTCAACTAGCTTGTTATTTCTCGTGATAATACGCACCGGGGCGGTCAGCAATAATATTTTAATGCCCTCTTCCAGGGCACTCTCGATTTCCTCTTTCAAAGCCGGCATTTCGGCCTTGGTGCGCCGGTAAATGATGGTTACATCCGCGTTCAAGCGGGCCGCCGTGCGCGCCGCGTCAATCGCGGCATTGCCGCCGCCGATAACCCCGACATTTTTCCCGATATTGGACTTGATGCTCAGATTGACTTCTCTTAGGAAATCTAGCGCATCAAGCACGCCTTCGGCGGTTTCGCCGTTAATTCCCAAATGCTTCCCTTTATGGGTTCCGGTCGCGATAAATATCGCGTTGAAACCTTCCTTTTTCAGGCTGTCTATCGTAATATCTTTTCCTAAACGGCAGTTGGTCTTTATGGTCACGCCTAATTTCTTGATAGACTCAATATCCCGGTTAAGGATATCTTTCGGCAGCCTGTATGACGGGATGCTGACGGCCAACATTCCACCTGCTACGGGTAGCGCTTCGAAAACCGTCACGCCGTAGCCTTTAATCGCCAGCGCCCATGCCGCGGCCAGTCCGGCCGGACCGGAGCCGATAACCGCCACCTTCTCCTTCTTCTGTGCAGCGGTTTTTGGCTTGTAATTATATTTTTCCTTATAACCGTTATCAACGGCAAAACGTTTTAAGGCGCGGATGGCAACGGCCTCGCCCGCGTCGCCGGCACGGCATTTTATCTCGCAAGGATGCGAGCAAACCCGGCCGCAAACGCTGGGCAAAGGATTATCCTTCATCACGATATCATAGGCCTCTTTGAAACGCCCGTGAGCAATCAAGGCCGTATAAACCGAGGCCTCGGTACCGATGGGACAGATATGCTGGCACGGGGACGAAACCAGTTCCTTGCAGACCCCGGCCTGGCATCTCTTTTTGGTAATGTGATTTTCATATTCGCTCTGGAAATAACGCAGGGTGCTTAATACGGGATTAGCCGCTGTCTGTCCCAGGCCGCACATGGTCGTATCCTTGACCACCTGCGCCAGTTCCTTTATCAAATCTATCTGTGAAAGCTTGCTCTGCCCTTTGGTGATATCCGTAACTATTTCCAGCATCCTCTGGATACCTTTGCGGCAGGTATAGCATTTGCCGCATGATTCATCCAAAAGGAACGTGAGGAAATATTTGGAGATGTCCACCATGCAGGTATTTTCATCCATGACAATCATGCCGCCCGAGCCCATGATAGAGCCGACCTCGGCAAGCTTTTCATAATCCACGGGCAGGTTAAGCATATTATTCGGGATGCATCCGCCTGAAGGACCGCCGGTCTGGACGGCTTTAAACTGCCGTCCCTTGGGAATGCCGCCGCCGATATCGAAAATAATCTGGCCCAAGCTCGTCCCCATCGGGATTTCCACGAGTCCCGTATTGTTTATCTTTCCGACCAAAGAGAAAATCTTGGTGCCCTTGCTCTTTTCCGTGCCGATAGCGGCAAACCAATCGGCGCCCTTGTTAATGATAATGGGAACGTTCGCCCAAGTTTCGACGTTATTAATATTAGTGGGTTTCCCCCAAAGCCCTTTCTGCGCCGGGAAAGGCGGCCTCTGGTGCGGTTCGCCGCGCTTGCCTTCGATGGATGCAATCAAGGCGGTTTCTTCCCCGCAGACAAATGCGCCTGCCCCACGGTTTATCTGGGCATCAAAGCTGAAATTACTCCCTAGAATATTCTCGCCCAGCAATCCGTATTTGCGGGCCTGTTCGAGGGCGATTCCGACATTCTGGACGGCCAGCGGATATTCGCTGCGCACATAGAAAAATCCTTTTGACGAACCGATAGCGAAAGCCCCTATAAGCATGCCTTCCAAAACAGAATGCGGATTTCCTTCCAAGACGCTCCTGTCCATATAGGCGCCCGGATCGCCTTCGTCTCCGTTACATATAATGTATTTGACGTCGCCTTTTGATTTGCGGCATAAATCCCATTTAAGGCCGGTCGGGAATCCGGCGCCACCGCGCCCGCGCAGTCCGGATTTCCTCACTTCCTCTATCACCTTTTCAGGGGATGATGAAGAAAGGACCTTTGCCAGGGCCGAATAACCACCGATGGCAATGTAATCCTCAATGCTCGTCGGATCGATTACGCCGTTATTACCCAGAATCAATCTCTGCTGGCGGTTATAAAACGGCACGTCTTTTTCGTAAGTCACTTTCTTGCCTGTCGAGGGGTCGACATAAAGCAGGCGTTCTATGACCTTTTTATTAGCGATTGTCTCGGAAACGATTTCTTCGATATCCTCAACTTTTATATTCTGATAAAATATTCCTTCCGGCTTAATCACACTGATCGGGCCTTTCTCGCAAAAGCCGTGGCAGCCGGTCATCTTGACCTTGACTTTTTTCTCGAGCTTGTGGAAAGCGATAGCCTTGTTAAAAACATCCACCACGTTTTCCGCTCCCCAAGCACGGCAGCCGGTACCCGCACAAATGGTACTATATGTAATATCATATTCCCTTTGTCCGGCCAGTTTTAACCTTAATTCATCAAGCGCTTTGAAGTTTTTTATCTTTGTCATATTCATTTCTTTTCTTTATTTGTTTACTCTTTCGCATTTCTTCTATCAGCAGTTTAACTTTGGATTTAGTGGCATGCCCGTGGTAAACGCCGTCAATCACCACGACCGGACCTAATGCACAGGCGCCCAGACAATTGACTGTTTCAAGGGTAAACATTTTATCAGGAGTGGTTTCCCCCGGCTCCACACCGAGTATTTTCTGCAATTCATCCACCAGGCGCGGTGCGCCGCGGACGTGGCAGGCCGTGCCCAGGCATGCGGTGACGATATGCTTGCCCCTGGGCTTAAGGCTGAACGCCTTGAAGAAAGTCGCCACCCCGTAAACATCGGTCAGGGGAAGCCGCAGCTTTTGGGCGACATCGCGGATGGATTCCTCGGAAAGCCAGTTATTTTCCGACTGGATATCCTGTAACAGCGAAATCAACACATCTTTCCTGCCGTTATACCTCGCCATCAGTTTTTCAATCAGTTTCCCGTTGGTGTCTTTCGTAGTCATTCAGGCCCCCCTTTCTTTCTCGGCGCGAAAACTAAGAAGCTAACTATTCAATAATCCTTTAACAATCCCTTATCTGTATTCTTCGCAATGGCAGATTCCGCCTTCGGGTTGGGGACGGTTGCAGGTCTCGCGGTTTTCGCAATTCATGCAGAGCCCTTTATACTGGCGTGAATTCTTTTCCATCATTGCATTTGGGTTTGAAGCAAGATTCAGTCCCGAGCCACCGGGAAGACATTCATATTCATTGCAGTGTTGCACCGGTTTATCCGTTGAATTATGAAGGGAACACTCCGGGATATTCTTGCAGTTTACACACAAATCTTTACGTTCTGCAGCTTTTGTCATATATAGTAGCCTCCTTTTCTTTATTAAGGGACATTGGTGGCTACGCTTTTTCCATAACTGGAAATTCAGCCGCACGCTTCTTTCCTTACTCACTCCGCGGAGTTCTCCCGGAGAGAGCGAAGGTTCTGATGGGTCTTCGCTCTCCCCTAGAAAGGAGATTTGGGAATTCAGCGTAGCGTGCTTATCCCCGATTATTACCTACAATATAGCAATTAGCGTGCCAAGAATGGGAAAAACAGGCTCACTTTGCGGACTGACTATTGAACTGCCAGAAAATCAAGAAGTTAGATATGATCGCTAAAATACTGGCAAAATATTATTATTAAAATTATAGTGAGTCTGGCGGGGAAATTCTCCCCGGCTGGGGAATAACAACCCGGTGATAGGGGTTTATTTGGGCAGCCTGTCGCGCAGTGTTTTCCTGTCAATACCGAGTATTTCAGCGGCTTTGGTTTTATTGCCTCCAACGCTTGACAGGACATTCTTGATGTATTCTGATTCCATTTGGGACAATGTCTTGGTGGGCTTTGTTTTAACTGAATCAGAAACATTCAAGGCTGAAAACCTCATCAAGCTCGGCAGATCAGGAACGCCGATGGCATTACCGTCCGTCATGACCACCATTCTCTGGATTACATTTTCCAATTCCCGGACATTACCCGGCCAGTG
This genomic interval from Planctomycetota bacterium contains the following:
- a CDS encoding FAD-dependent oxidoreductase, with amino-acid sequence MNMTKIKNFKALDELRLKLAGQREYDITYSTICAGTGCRAWGAENVVDVFNKAIAFHKLEKKVKVKMTGCHGFCEKGPISVIKPEGIFYQNIKVEDIEEIVSETIANKKVIERLLYVDPSTGKKVTYEKDVPFYNRQQRLILGNNGVIDPTSIEDYIAIGGYSALAKVLSSSSPEKVIEEVRKSGLRGRGGAGFPTGLKWDLCRKSKGDVKYIICNGDEGDPGAYMDRSVLEGNPHSVLEGMLIGAFAIGSSKGFFYVRSEYPLAVQNVGIALEQARKYGLLGENILGSNFSFDAQINRGAGAFVCGEETALIASIEGKRGEPHQRPPFPAQKGLWGKPTNINNVETWANVPIIINKGADWFAAIGTEKSKGTKIFSLVGKINNTGLVEIPMGTSLGQIIFDIGGGIPKGRQFKAVQTGGPSGGCIPNNMLNLPVDYEKLAEVGSIMGSGGMIVMDENTCMVDISKYFLTFLLDESCGKCYTCRKGIQRMLEIVTDITKGQSKLSQIDLIKELAQVVKDTTMCGLGQTAANPVLSTLRYFQSEYENHITKKRCQAGVCKELVSSPCQHICPIGTEASVYTALIAHGRFKEAYDIVMKDNPLPSVCGRVCSHPCEIKCRAGDAGEAVAIRALKRFAVDNGYKEKYNYKPKTAAQKKEKVAVIGSGPAGLAAAWALAIKGYGVTVFEALPVAGGMLAVSIPSYRLPKDILNRDIESIKKLGVTIKTNCRLGKDITIDSLKKEGFNAIFIATGTHKGKHLGINGETAEGVLDALDFLREVNLSIKSNIGKNVGVIGGGNAAIDAARTAARLNADVTIIYRRTKAEMPALKEEIESALEEGIKILLLTAPVRIITRNNKLVELECSKMQLGDFDESGRRKPIPLPNSEVKIPVDTLLVAVGEEADPSFMDTPSLKRLVSKNKTITVNPETMATDEEGVFAGGDAVTGPSTVIEAMAAGKVAAESIDQYLQKKPVAREYKLTRPSIYIDAVEISEEEMLTAKRAKVPVIPVKERQGSFKEVDCVLTKEEAVKEARRCLRCELELVKKNDDTKPNKEKELVSSDI
- a CDS encoding (2Fe-2S)-binding protein codes for the protein MINLKINNVAVQVENGTTILEAARFLGFPIPTLCYMDGLSPYGTCRLCVVEIGEGPRAKLVSSCTYPVEEGLKVRTASERVIKARRIVIELLLGSCPQSKQIQDLASSYGVRQQRFKQEHETCILCGLCVRMCKEQMAAQAIGFNGRGNKRTINTPFNIKSEVCRLCGGCMYVCPACQLRCTYNQPDKAICGGCANLEPPCLEKEKFDDMMCYMSPCVACEIKKD
- a CDS encoding HEAT repeat domain-containing protein; its protein translation is MKKRLMLVLVLVGMIGCETTITEEPKNQETKEPTTQDSPLTTNIQQLITNLGSDDWETREKAQKTLENWPREKLDEIEPPINKAAQNTNPEIRNRANKILRAIAVRKRVEFSQELLTEFPNIYSDFFLFDSHAKFEVIEKILYNRTLTSKGKYTEITTNDIIGLINEVLLDNGIGLNRDEKTNIINLCRGDRWNGELIKESSASLRKLLKDEDWLVRSYTAITLANLGDKESIPLIHNLIKDESPAVRREAVHALGRLDDKESIPEIKKLLKDKDKNVREQALKTLKELGVDVEENK
- the nuoE gene encoding NADH-quinone oxidoreductase subunit NuoE; its protein translation is MTTKDTNGKLIEKLMARYNGRKDVLISLLQDIQSENNWLSEESIRDVAQKLRLPLTDVYGVATFFKAFSLKPRGKHIVTACLGTACHVRGAPRLVDELQKILGVEPGETTPDKMFTLETVNCLGACALGPVVVIDGVYHGHATKSKVKLLIEEMRKSKQIKKRNEYDKDKKLQSA
- a CDS encoding FMN-binding glutamate synthase family protein, encoding MSLSKTNATAATLTKNRTEGSVIPASGMCVTCVDGCIGMCEIGKSAYRGHEVIYPQPFGVITSAGEKSYPVDYSHFNIISGVIGAQGIEADSDKAIFPNVKLELAIGHDKGLKFKYPWVISGIGSTDIAKNNWEGLAIGSAISGTPLTIGENVVGMDPQSVIKNGRVMDTVDLKRRVKLYTDSQRDGYGAIIVQANVEDGRLGVQEYAIEKLGVTCVELKWGQGAKNIGGEVKIRDLKKAQMLYERGYVVLPNPKDPNVIRAYDKGAFKEFERHSRVGMVSEEGFAQRVEELRKAGAKYIFLKTGAYRPAALALAMKFASKYKIDLLTVDAAGGGTGMSPWKMMNEWGVPPVELHSLVYKYAKMLAEKKAYLPAIAVNGGFSFEDQIFKGLAMGAPFVKMIGMARAPIAAAMVGKNIGRAIDEQQLPVYVERFGSSKDEIFVTAANLRKELGDAEFEKMPAGAIGLYTYYERLAQGLRQLMAGCRKFTLDNISRDDIMSLTREATEISGITYVMDVDKAEAEKIIKS
- the uvrB gene encoding excinuclease ABC subunit UvrB, encoding MTEFKLTTKMTPKGDQPQAIKKLTEGINSGLPHQTLLGVTGSGKTFSMAHVIQNTGKPTLIISHNKTLAAQLYSEFKEFFPNNAVHYFVSYYDYYQPEAYIPQRDIYIEKDASINENLDRLRLAATSALLSRRDVIIVASVSCIYGLGSPEDYAQMVVSIKIGDKTARESIMKQLVDILYERNETVLSRGNFRVRGDTIEIWPAYDEHVIRITMDDDKIATISQTNRLTGDIMQSFESVTIFPAKHFVMPEDKIKRSIQSIKDELKVRLAELKKQNKLVEAQRLGARTNYDIEMLLEVGYCKGIENYSRHLSGRKPGERPFTLMDFFPKDYLVFVDESHVTIPQIRGMYFGDRSRKETLVEYGFRLPSALDNRPMKFAEWEAMVKQMVFVSATPGDYEAEKSKDKVVEQIIRPTGLVDPAIIVKPTEGQVADLTKRIQQRIKNKERVLITTLTKRLAEDLSSYMQEKGIKGRYLHSEIETIERVKILNDLRKGTFDVLVGVNLLREGLDLPEVSLVAIMDADKEGFLRSETSLIQTVGRTARNVNGEVILYADNITGSMKRAMAETDRRRKIQLDFNKKNHITPKTIKKAILEGIEQAEESKKIEAQAFSFDISQYEGTELVMKLEEEMLEHAKKQEFEKAAEIRDLIDELKRKKK